The sequence tttaacaatgagatccctctgatgctttggaagctctctgtggaccatggcttttgctgtgggatgcgactaagaaaatttcaggaaagaccaactagagcagctgaactttatttggggttaatcagaggcactgattacaggtgtatgctgactcgtatttaacaggatttttgaatgtgattgcttaattctgaacacagctacatccccagttataagagggtgtgcacacttatgcaaccgcattattttttattttttttgttatcttccctccacctaaaagatttcagtttgtttttaggtttataggtcacattaaggcccctttcacacgggcgagtattccgcgcgggtgcaatgcgtgagttgaacgcattgcacccgcactgaatcaggacccattcatttctatggggctgttcacatgagcggtgattttcacgcatcacttgtgcgttgcgtataaatcacagcatgctctatattcagcgtttttcacacaacgcaggccccatagaagtgaatggggttgcgtgaaaatcgcaagcatccgcaagcaagtgcagatgcggtgcgattttcaaacacggttgctaggagacgatcgggatggagccccgatcattattattttcccttataacatggttataagggaaaataatagcattctgaatacagaatgcatagaaaaatagcgctggaggggttaaaaaataaaataaaaaataatttaactcaccttaatccacttgatcgcggaggccggcaactccttctgtctcctttgctgaacaggacctgtggtgagcattcattacaggaaaatgacctgtggtgacgtcactccggtcatcacatgatcttttaccaaaggagacagaaggagaagccggcctccgcgatcaagtggattaaggtgagttacattttttttaaattattttttttaacccctccagcgcatgttataagggaaaattatacaatctacagaacaccgatcccaactcCACACAACCTGGGGGCACTTGGGTATACATATACACATCCCCACACATATATTGGGCCCAAAGTGGCCATACAaggtaggtatatatatatatattttttagaagtGGGACGACGAATCCGTTGAATTTTGctcgattcgtggactcgaatcccgacgtaatttcgaatccgacgaatcccgccgCGACGTCACGTGTCATGTCCCCGCGCCTACCATTTCCCCAGTGGCgttgccccccatgtgcccccattcattttggccactcacaggagtgtacatttcttctaaactgtaatcggtATCCTCTGACCTGGTCCTGCagcaactttaaatcagcgcttgctcggtaacaactaacaggcagtgcaagcgcctgctcctcccactaggcggcgcaggcgcgtgacaccACTGTGAGCACTGCCCGCGcactgcctgtaggctgtagcttggccctgttaccgaagctagctgagGAGTGgtgtaaggtactagtagagattagCGGCAGcttatttaaagttaaagttactgcaggatatggattacagttttgaAATGTgactgtcaaatgtacactcctgcgaGCGAGATCTgtcgatgacactgtcatggggtggatctgtggatgacacatatagcataagatgctatatacggtatgtgtcatccatagatccccctccataaccctgctatccacagatccccctccataaccgtgtcatccacagatccccctccataacagtgtcatccacagatccccataattcttatgtacaggattcgagattcaaaagattcgatatattcgaaaaaaattggattcgtcccacctctaatatatatatatatataatacatgtatacatatatttgaataatacTCCTTCCCTCTACAACAGCTCTGGGCtataataaaggatgtaactcaggatcactacaggataaataatgtatgtacagagtgactcCACCATCagagtagtgagtgcagctctggagtataatacaggctgtacaccagtttttataaatttagaaatgtttttcttaaagctctgttcacatctgtatTGTGGCTTCCATCATGTTTTATGCCATTTTTAATGTCAAGAATTTTCCATCGTTTTAACGAGAACATCTTCTGACCAAAAATTATGGAAACCTTGATGAAGTCCCCACCGGCGGCTAGTAGATCAGGGCTCCTTTCACAATACCTTACTTAAATAGTATCTTCGTTATTCGGGCCTTCGTCCTCCTCGTCGTCCTCCTCCTTAGCTCTGTAGTGGAGGTTCCTTAGCTCTCGTCTACTCATAGAAGCGCGGGATGTGGCCACAGGTGGAATGTCCTAGGTGTCAAAGAAATCAGATTATAAGACACCAATCTTCACTGATACTATAACTACTGCCATTTttatctgcagctctcaggataccGGCTGCATGTTAATTTATAATACAGTAAATGTCATCCCAACGAGAATGAAACTGGCAAGGTGCCAAACTAGGTGTCTGGTTACAAACAAACCCCGCATGTAGTCTGACCTCAAATTCTCACCTGCATTAGATCTGCGTTTTCAAAGAATCTCCCAAGTGGCATTGGTTGGTTGCTGTCTTCATCAAAAAAGGGACTGTTGTCTCTGCCATCTGGGAGTGCTGTGCCCAACAAGGTCATCCCATCACAGCTATCATCAGTTAACCCATGATATGACACCTGACGAGCAGGGACCCGAGTGCTGACCGTCATCTTTGGACATCTCCTGCCTGGACCTTTTGCCTGAGCACCAGCTTTGGCACCTCTCTTGGCGCTATCACAGGGTTTTCCACTGTTCTGGTCACATATAATCTTTTTGGACAGGTTCCTGTTGGAAGCTTTGTGGGTTGATGCCTGAAATAAATTAGATACATCCATTTTCCATTAGATACATCCTCTTTAGCATAACCCTTTTCCACTAAACAGGGCCCCCATGATTGGATGATCATAGGAATATCTGCTGCTGGTTCCCCCTTCATGTGACCACTGCTATAATGGATTTTTTGACTAGATTTGCTTCATTCCGCACAATCCTTTCTTCCAGAGAATATACTCACCATCCCTCAATTTTtatattaaagggcttgtcccatgaaagatattctacagtttacaaaccagcgcctggatctgaatatttttgcatttaattaaaaattCATTATAGCTACtgaattagggcccattcacacaatcGTATGGCcgtcgtgcccgtgctgtggaccgctgcagaggcaccggccgtgtgaactccgatgcggacccattgacttgaacgggtCCGCGATCAGCAAGATTCGGCAAAAGATAGGATAGGTCCTAACTTTTGCGGTGtgaaggcacggatcggaagcccatgtCCTATGTTTTTCCGTATCATGCAGATCACGGAGATCATATGGCCGGtgcctgtgttttgcggaccgctatttgggcACGGTGGCCATAGgtttgaatgagcccttagggttcAGTCACAAGatagtatgtattttgcagtccgcaaaaaaatacggatgacgtctgtgttatatccatgttgcatccgttttttgggggggattcattgtaacaatgcctattcttgtctgcaaaatggacaagaataggacatgttctatcttttttgcggggccgcggaccaaaaccggccgtgtgaatggggcctatttAAGTgaaatctgtatagcgccacctgctgtctaatttctctgtcctgctcactgagatagaagcacacgctcagttccatccttcaactgtggCCAGCTACAGTAGAAAGAACACGCTCCCTGAGCGGACAActcaaatctagcagaacaattagatcaatgaatggggagatctctggatccaatgaggtacagagctggttctagatatgttagaaagagattgccctgtactatatgatgtccggcTATACCCCTGCcaactataccccctccagcctggagagagcatatcagtttttagcttagtgtcgtaggaggcagacctctctTTGCAGGGTCAATTCTGCTATTTTTTATTAGGTTTCCTTTCAGACTGGGGGAACAGGGCCACCTGGCCTCCCTGTTTTCCAAGGGACCAGCTCccccaagaagaaaaaaagaggaccagggcagcctcgctcccctgcttcccgccagccaaggggtcacctggatccagccctCCCTCCTTGCCAGCTACCTGCCACTTCGGTACCAGCagctgaggaggtgaccctgctgaaCCCATCGGGtgaacagaggaggaggaggatggggcgaGTAGTCCGGATTGGGTGAGAATTCCTGTGTTCCCCTCTATTCtccctgcccccccccttccctccctgggGCCCACATGTCCTTCTCACATGGGGTTTGGCCCTGGTTCTTCCTCCTCCAGCTGGTCTCCGGCATGCGCCCCCTCTCCTGGGCAACCCGCTCCTCCCATTCCGCTTTTCAGCCGACCTGAAGTTCTTCGCGGCCAGCCGTCACAACTAATTTAGCACCGATCTCGGGGGCCTACTAGGTTGCAAATTCTCTGAGCCCGCCCCCTACACTTGAAGGAATGGGACCCTCGACCGCCAGACACTCCTTGGAGGGTGGAGTTGCCTCTTTTTTCCACGCTGGCCCTCCCTCTTCTCCTCAGTCGGCAGGAAGCTTCACTGGGGGACATCAGGACCTGGTTCCACCTGCAGCTTTCTGGTAGGACAACTCTATATCCCTCCAGCCCTGGGACCAGCTCTTAGAGCCATTTTCGAACCCACGActgacacccgcccggcaccagcCCCCACCCACTATGCTTGCGCAAAATGAGAGCTCATGTTACCTCGGGCCAGTCGGACTCCCTGTGTTCCGCATGCCTGCGCCCAGACCGGCCCTAGCCATCCCGACCGAGCagccgcactccccccccccctgaccgTGTGGAACCCGGGCAGTAGAGGACCTATCAAAAGTTTGCCAATCCACCCTCTCATGGGTCGATTGGTTGACCAGTCCTCACCTCCGCATCTTCCTAGGGCAACCAACCCAGGGGCAGACCTTCTCACAAACACCCCAGAACAGGACACCTTTCCTCTTCTGGCGCCTCGGTGTctcccccaaggccacgctcggaTATGTCCTCCCTCCCAGGCGAGACACTGTCCAAAGGGGAGGTTACTTGATTCAGACTCGGATCTGGAACAATCTTCTAAGACTGTTTCCATGGCAGATAGCCTGGTCGTGGCTGTCCACGACACCGTCCAGGTTCAGGACGACTCTCCTTCGTCAAGCCGCCAGGGAGTTTCTTTTCTCCACTCGAGACAAGCCCCTAAGGCCTTTCCCTTGCATGACGATTTTTCGGTCGTCATTGCCAAGGCATGGGACTATGCAGACCGTTGTTTCAGCGCTTCTAAGCTCCTCGATCTGTTATACTCCTTTCCGCCAGACCTGGTTGTAAAATGGTCGTCCCCGCCCGTCACGTGTCTCACTAAGCATACCGCTATCCCCATGGCTGATGGCACGTCCCTTCAGGACCCCGTGGATTGCCACCTGAAGTCTTTTACCGAGTCCGCCTTTGCGAAGGCTGGCTCCGCGCTTCATCCCATTTTTGCCTCCGCGTGGGTGGCTAAGGCGGTCTCTGAATGGGCCCTTCGCCTGCACCAGGACATCGCGGCTGATCTTCACCCAGTGGACCTCCAGTTTTTGGCCCTGCAGATCTCTCAGGCAGGAAAGAACCTCTGCGAGGCCTCTTTGTATGCGGGCTCTCTTGTTGCCCGCTCATCCGCTCTCACAGTCGCCTTACGACGCGAGGTGTGGCTTAAAGTCTGGGCTGCAGACTCCTCGTCAAAGCGTTCCCTTACTGGGCTTCCCTTTTCGGGCTCTCGTCTGTTTAGTGCTCGGTTGGACGAGATCATCTCTGAGGCCACGGGCGGTAAAAGTACCCACTTCCCACAGGGCAAGGCCAAGCGTCCAGTTCACTCTAGGCCCTTAAACTCCTGTTTTCACTCCTTTCGCCGCTTCTTCGGCACACGCCCGCCGGCAGGGGCGCGACCCAGGGTTTCCAATCAAGAGCAGAAGAGCTTACTTTAAACACCAACCGTCCTTTAAATTCCAACCAGCCTGGCACCCGTGGGCAGAACCCGCCCGCGCTCCTGCCAATAGAAAATCTTCATCATGAAGGGGCGCCCCCGCCCTCTCGGATGGAGGGTCGGCTCCTCCTTTTTCAGAATGTTTGGCGGTCCCACATTTCCGACGAATGGGTACTCAAGATAGTAACCTCCGGACTGATTTTTTCTTTCGCAAACACCCAGGGACTGAGTTCGGGCCGCCGCCTTTTTTCAGGCATTACAGTCCCATCTCGACCCGGGAAGTTATCTCCCCGGTTCCACTGGCGGAGCAGTTCACAGGTTTTTAATCAAACCTGTTTGTCGTCCCCAAGAAAAAGGGATCTGCTCGCCTGGTTCTAGACCTCAAGTTGCTGAACCGGTTTGACAGGGTCCAGCACTTCAGGATGGAGTCTCTCCGCTCTATGGTTGCCTCTCTGGAACGAGGCGAGTTCATTTCCTCGGTGAACATTCAGGAGGCGTACCTGCACGTTCCCATTGCTCCCGCGCACCAGCGTTTTCTTTGCTTTGCAGTCTCACCACTACCCTTCAGCCTAGCGACAGCACCGCGAGTATTTACGAAAGTGCTCGCTCCTCTCCTCATCCTTCTCCATTCCAGGGGCATCACCCTGATgccctatctggacgacatcctcatcaAGGCTGCGACCTTCGGTCAGAACAAGGACAGTTTACACATCACCCTGGACGCCCTGGCTGGCTGGTGAACTTTCAGAAGTCAGCACTGCATCCCAGCAGGCGATTACTTTCCTCGGCATGATCCACGACACGGCGACAGTCCTCCTCCCCCGGACAAGCGGTTATCCCTTCAGCGGTCGGTTTATCATCTCCTCTGGAGCAGACATCCGTCGATCCGGTTTTGCACGCGAGTGTTGGGAACGATGGTCTCTTCCTTCAAGGCGCTTCCATTTGCCCAATTTCACACTCCCCCTCATCCTGGGACAAGACTGTTACGATTGTTACGGCATACTaggaaatgctccaaactcctgaatggaacctcatgaatagctgctagcagacgaataggaaacgcacccaagcggcttacactcctagcaatcagtctctaacagcatacagtgaatccccccatgaacgagacgaggctccgtgttgagggtcaagcagtggtcacccagagctgtgtgtttattgttcttatataacattgttacacacaagtaccacccacagggttttgtaaaaacaaccaataaacacgtacaatacagtaaaacactctcacacaaaatcctcccctctgcctgtgatacaattaccttacacaatgggttgatgtaattatcacaaatatacaatgtcccacccattacagtacacatagacatttaacatatcccaaaatggcacgaattagaccaggggttcaaaagttagtaaaagtcctttgtgaacaaaggaagcatggcttttctgcccagaaacagtttttacagagttagtctgtgtgagataattggcttaactgggtgtggtaagccaactaggtacagaaaatacctctattcacaacagcaaaactacacaaaaatacataactcctatcaaactgaacagaacccccacattcaacttatccccagatggcttggatctgagcgctcagtatatccgaacagcgctcagatgccacaaacacagtcaaatcgccatggggtttaagtttagcatgggctgatgagagggcccataatcctggggcaagaggctggcaaacaggcccctccaaaacccagtggcaaggttattTTCGCaaaacatctccccctcccagggaagagtaaccagatacctgacctcacgccggtcggtatctgagttaatctggcagtccacccacaaccaaatactggacctgttgattttggtagcctgtctctgtccagtgagtccaccaaggttatgttggtaactggtactcccggtctctgtgttgctccctggcttggagtggaggttgctttgtgggcagggatcagcggtactatgccctggttgccagcctcttgccccaggattatgggccctctcatcagcccctgctAAACTTAAactccatggcgatttgactgtgtttgtggcatctgagcgctgttttgatatattgagcgctcagatccaagccatctggggagatgttaaatgtctatgtttactgtaatggttgggacattgtacactgctcaaaaaaataaagggaacacaaaaataacatcctagatctgagttaattaaaaattcttctgaaatactttgttctttacatagttgaatgtgctgacaacaaaatcacacaaaaataaaaaaatggaaatcaaatttttaacccatggaggtctggatttggagtcacactcaaaattaaagtggaaaaacacactacaggctgatctaactttgatgtaatgtccttaaaacaagtcaaaatgaggctcagtagtgtgtgtggcctccacgtgcctgtatgacctccctacaacgcctgtgcatgctcctgatgaggtggcggacggtctcctgagggatctcctcccagtcctggactaaagcatctgccaactcctggacagtctgtggtgcaacgtgacgttggtggatagagcgagacatgatgtcccagatgtgctcaattgtattcaggtctggggaacgggcgggccagtccatagcatcaatgccttcatcttgcaggaactgctgacacactccagccacatgaggtctagcattgtcttgcattaggaggaacccagggccaaccgcaccagcatatggtctcacaaggggt is a genomic window of Bufo bufo chromosome 1, aBufBuf1.1, whole genome shotgun sequence containing:
- the C1H1orf174 gene encoding UPF0688 protein C1orf174 homolog; protein product: MKKRKLADGVRSSARPKNQTCSDAQKSSDDEDEICDSVRSAKKKCLASTHKASNRNLSKKIICDQNSGKPCDSAKRGAKAGAQAKGPGRRCPKMTVSTRVPARQVSYHGLTDDSCDGMTLLGTALPDGRDNSPFFDEDSNQPMPLGRFFENADLMQDIPPVATSRASMSRRELRNLHYRAKEEDDEEDEGPNNEDTI